From Camelus dromedarius isolate mCamDro1 chromosome X, mCamDro1.pat, whole genome shotgun sequence, one genomic window encodes:
- the STARD8 gene encoding stAR-related lipid transfer protein 8 isoform X4: protein MTLNNCASMKLEVHFQCKQNEDSEEEEQCTISNHWAFQRESKCWSRVGSSDLLAPPSPGLPVTSSCESVLTELSATSLPAITVSLLPEPVDLPSLGRAPSPSDQSFLSPSRGQEAPRGKAKKHRSRSFLKHLESLRRKEKGGSQQAELERSSATSEKATKASSFRSRRGFLSAGFYRAKNQVATSASGGGAETQRAWEAWPVATFQHPQRAHRGDCLVHVPRDHKPGTFPRSLSIESLCPEDGHRLADWQPGRRWGYEGRRGSCGSTGSHASTYDNMPELSPAEPVLAGTEAEEEEEEGGDSYTHLDDILQHVWGLQQRVELWSRAIYPDLGPGDKEEEEDEEEEEEATSSIEIVTGEEESRAEALAQGEAPAHRESLAPGQVDVQLGVPAQAQAQVPAESELRAQAEAEAPSLAQDPEQEANSGGEPTSASSLSVEEGHSISDTVASSSELDSSGNSMNEAEATGSPAGLQASAPRERRDSGVGASLTRPCRKLRWHSFQNSHRPSLNSESLEINRQFASQIHLLHKGSLLRLTAFMEKYTVPHKQGWVWSMPKFMKRNKTPDYRGQQVFGVPPLIHVQRTGQPLPQSIQQAMRYLRSQCLEQVGIFRKSGVKSRIQNLRQMNETSPDNVCYDGQSAYDVADLLKQYFRDLPEPIFTSKLTTTFLQIYQLLPKDQWLAAAQAATLLLPDENREVLQTLLYFLSDIASAEENQMTAGNLAVCLAPSIFHLNVSKKDNPSPRIKSKRSLIGRPGPRDLSENMAATQGLSHMISDCKKLFQPGVHVPSQVPQDMVLQLCSSYSAAELSPPGPALAELRQARAAGVSLSFYMEDSVQELLRDAAERFKGWMSVPGPQHTELACKKASDGHPLRVWKASTEVAAPPAVVLHRVLRERALWDEDLLRAQVLEALMPGVELYHYVTDSMAPHPCRDFVVLRMWRSDLPRGGCLLLSQSLDPEQPVPESGVRALMLTSQYLMEPCGLGRSRLTHICRADLRGRSPDWYNKVFGHLCAMEVAKIRDSFPTLQAAGPETKL from the exons ATGACCTTGAACAACTGTGCCTCGATGAAACTGGAGGTTCATTTTCAATGCAAGCAG AATGAAGActcagaggaggaagagcagtGTACCATAAGCAACCACTGGGCCTTTCAGCGAGAAAGCAAATGCTGGTCTCGTGTGGGCTCCTCTGACCTGCTGGCCCCACCGAGCCCTGGCCTGCCAGTGACCTCCAGCTGTGAGAGCGTCCTCACGGAGCTTAGTGCCACCTCCCTGCCAGCCATCACTGTGAGCCTCCTGCCCGAGCCAGTGGACCTTCCCTCCCTAGGCCGTGCTCCCAGCCCAAGTGACCAGTCCTTCCTAAGCCCCTCTCGGGGCCAGGAGGCTCCTCGGGGCAAAGCCAAGAAGCACCGTTCCCGGAGCTTCCTCAAGCACCTGGAGTCTCTGAGGCGGAAGGAAAAGGGCGGCAGCCAGCAAGCAGAGCTCGAGCGTAGCTCGGCCACCTCAGAGAAGGCCACCAAAGCCTCCTCTTTTAGAAGTCGCCGTGGCTTCCTCTCAGCTGGATTCTACAGGGCCAAAAACCAGGTGGCCACCTCAGCCAGTGGTGGTGGTGCTGAGACTCAGAGGGCCTGGGAGGCCTGGCCTGTGGCCACGTTCCAGCATCCTCAGCGGGCGCACCGGGGTGACTGCCTGGTGCATGTGCCCAGGGACCACAAACCAGGCACATTCCCTCGCTCCCTGTCCATTGAAAGCCTGTGTCCTGAGGATGGACACCGCCTGGCAGATTGGCAACCAGGTAGGCGCTGGGGCTACGAAGGGCGCCGGGGCTCCTGTGGCTCCACGGGTAGCCATGCCAGCACCTATGACAACATGCCCGAACTGTCCCCAGCTGAGCCTGTCCTGGCTGGGACTGAggctgaagaggaagaggaggagggtggggacagcTACACTCACTTGGACGACATCCTCCAGCATGTGTGGGGGTTGCAGCAGCGAGTAGAGCTCTGGTCTCGGGCCATATACCCAGACCTGGGGCCTGGAgataaggaagaggaagaagatgaggaagaagaggaggaggccactTCATCAATAGAAATAGTCACGGGTGAAGAGGAAAGTCGGGCTGAGGCTCTGGCCCAGGGAGAGGCTCCAGCCCACAGGGAGTCATTAGCCCCGGGCCAGGTGGATGTCCAGCTAGGAGTCCCAGCTCAGGCTCAAGCTCAAGTCCCAGCTGAGTCGGAGCTCCGGGCACAGGCAGAGGCCGAGGCCCCGAGCTTAGCCCAGGATCCTGAGCAGGAGGCAAATTCAGGAGGGGAACCCACTTCTGCCTCCAGCCTGTCTGTGGAAGAAGGCCACTCCATTTCTGACACTGTGGCCTCATCCAGTGAACTGGACAGTAGCGGGAACTCCATGAACGAGGCGGAAGCCACAGGGTCCCCAGCTGGACTCCAGGCATCAGCACCGCGTGAACGACGAGACTCAGGTGTTGGTGCCTCACTGACCAGACCCTGCAG GAAGCTCCGTTGGCACAGCTTCCAGAACTCTCACCGGCCCAGCCTCAACTCAGAGTCACTGGAGATCAACCGGCAGTTTGCCAGCCAGATCCACCTCCTACACAAGGGCTCGCTGCTGCGGCTCACCGCCTTCATGGAGAAGTACACTGTCCCCCACAAACAGGGCTGGGTCTG GTCAATGCCCAAGTTCATGAAAAGGAACAAGACACCGGACTACCGGGGCCAGCAGGTCTTTGGGGTGCCACCCCTCATCCATGTGCAGCGTACCGGCCAACCACTGCCCCAGAGCATTCAGCAAGCCATGCGCTACCTGCGCAGCCAGTGCCTGGAACAG GTGGGCATCTTCCGCAAGTCTGGAGTGAAGTCCAGGATCCAGAACCTACGCCAAATGAATGAGACTTCCCCTGACAATGTTTGCTACGACGGCCAGTCAGCCTATGATGTGGCTGACCTGCTGAAACAGTATTTCCGGGATCTGCCTGAGCCTATCTTCACCAGCAAGCTCACTACCACTTTCCTGCAAATCTACCAGC TCCTCCCCAAAGATCAATGGTTGGCAGCCGCGCAAGCTGCCACCTTGCTGCTCCCCGATGAGAACCGAGAGGTGCTGCAGACCCTGCTCTATTTCCTAAGTGACATTGCCTCTGCTGAGGAAAACCAGATGACAGCTGGTAACCTGGCAGTGTGCCTGGCCCCCTCCATCTTCCACCTCAACGTCTCCAAGAAGGATAACCCCTCACCCAG GATCAAAAGCAAACGTAGCCTGATTGGCCGGCCAGGCCCTAGGGACCTGAGTGAGAATATGGCTGCCACCCAGGGCCTATCACACATGATCAGTGACTGCAAGAAACTTTTCCAG CCTGGTGTGCATGTGCCCTCCCAGGTGCCCCAGGACATGGTGCTGCAACTGTGTAGCTCCTACAGTGCGGCCGAGCTCAGCCCTCCGGGCCCGGCCCTGGCTGAGCTGCGGCAGGCCAGAGCCGCTGGTGTGAGCCTGAGCTTCTACATGGAAGATAGCGTCCAGGAGCTGCTACGCGATGCTGCCGAGCGCTTCAAGGGCTGGATGAGTGTGCCCGGGCCCCAGCACACGGAGCTGGCCTGCAAGAAG GCATCAGACGGACACCCTCTGCGTGTGTGGAAGGCATCCACGGAGGTGGCGGCCCCTCCGGCCGTCGTGCTACACCGTGTCCTGCGGGAGAGGGCTCTCTGGGATGAGGACCTGCTGCGGGCCCAGGTGCTTGAAGCCCTGATGCCAGGGGTGGAACTGTACCACTACGTCACCGACAGCATGGCACCCCACCCCTGCCGTGACTTTGTGGTGCTCCG GATGTGGCGCTCTGACCTACCCCGCGGGGGTTGCCTGCTCCTCTCTCAGTCCCTGGATCCTGAGCAACCTGTGCCGGAGTCAGGGGTGCGGGCTCTGATGCTCACGTCCCAGTACCTCATGGAGCCCTGCGGCCTAGGCCGCTCCCGGCTCACTCACATCTGCCGTGCTGACCTCAG GGGCCGTTCTCCTGACTGGTACAACAAAGTCTTTGGGCATCTGTGTGCCATGGAAGTGGCAAAGATCCGGGACTCCTTCCCTACCCTGCAGGCAGCTGGACCAGAGACAAAGTTGTGA
- the STARD8 gene encoding stAR-related lipid transfer protein 8 isoform X2 yields the protein MAQARGWEPALRFPKLRAWTPWTPSGVKGTRWDPPSWKPETEAKKACGWLRATGFPQYAQLFEDGSFPLDIGSVKKDHSFLDKDSLGALCRRLMTLNNCASMKLEVHFQCKQNEDSEEEEQCTISNHWAFQRESKCWSRVGSSDLLAPPSPGLPVTSSCESVLTELSATSLPAITVSLLPEPVDLPSLGRAPSPSDQSFLSPSRGQEAPRGKAKKHRSRSFLKHLESLRRKEKGGSQQAELERSSATSEKATKASSFRSRRGFLSAGFYRAKNQVATSASGGGAETQRAWEAWPVATFQHPQRAHRGDCLVHVPRDHKPGTFPRSLSIESLCPEDGHRLADWQPGRRWGYEGRRGSCGSTGSHASTYDNMPELSPAEPVLAGTEAEEEEEEGGDSYTHLDDILQHVWGLQQRVELWSRAIYPDLGPGDKEEEEDEEEEEEATSSIEIVTGEEESRAEALAQGEAPAHRESLAPGQVDVQLGVPAQAQAQVPAESELRAQAEAEAPSLAQDPEQEANSGGEPTSASSLSVEEGHSISDTVASSSELDSSGNSMNEAEATGSPAGLQASAPRERRDSGVGASLTRPCRKLRWHSFQNSHRPSLNSESLEINRQFASQIHLLHKGSLLRLTAFMEKYTVPHKQGWVWSMPKFMKRNKTPDYRGQQVFGVPPLIHVQRTGQPLPQSIQQAMRYLRSQCLEQVGIFRKSGVKSRIQNLRQMNETSPDNVCYDGQSAYDVADLLKQYFRDLPEPIFTSKLTTTFLQIYQLLPKDQWLAAAQAATLLLPDENREVLQTLLYFLSDIASAEENQMTAGNLAVCLAPSIFHLNVSKKDNPSPRIKSKRSLIGRPGPRDLSENMAATQGLSHMISDCKKLFQVPQDMVLQLCSSYSAAELSPPGPALAELRQARAAGVSLSFYMEDSVQELLRDAAERFKGWMSVPGPQHTELACKKASDGHPLRVWKASTEVAAPPAVVLHRVLRERALWDEDLLRAQVLEALMPGVELYHYVTDSMAPHPCRDFVVLRMWRSDLPRGGCLLLSQSLDPEQPVPESGVRALMLTSQYLMEPCGLGRSRLTHICRADLRGRSPDWYNKVFGHLCAMEVAKIRDSFPTLQAAGPETKL from the exons aaactgaggccaaaaaaGCATGCGGGTGGCTGCGAGCTACAGGATTCCCTCAGTATGCTCAGCTGTTTGAAG ATGGTTCGTTCCCCCTGGATATTGGCTCTGTGAAGAAGGACCACAGTTTTCTGGACAAAGACTCTTTGGGAGCCCTGTGCAG GAGGCTGATGACCTTGAACAACTGTGCCTCGATGAAACTGGAGGTTCATTTTCAATGCAAGCAG AATGAAGActcagaggaggaagagcagtGTACCATAAGCAACCACTGGGCCTTTCAGCGAGAAAGCAAATGCTGGTCTCGTGTGGGCTCCTCTGACCTGCTGGCCCCACCGAGCCCTGGCCTGCCAGTGACCTCCAGCTGTGAGAGCGTCCTCACGGAGCTTAGTGCCACCTCCCTGCCAGCCATCACTGTGAGCCTCCTGCCCGAGCCAGTGGACCTTCCCTCCCTAGGCCGTGCTCCCAGCCCAAGTGACCAGTCCTTCCTAAGCCCCTCTCGGGGCCAGGAGGCTCCTCGGGGCAAAGCCAAGAAGCACCGTTCCCGGAGCTTCCTCAAGCACCTGGAGTCTCTGAGGCGGAAGGAAAAGGGCGGCAGCCAGCAAGCAGAGCTCGAGCGTAGCTCGGCCACCTCAGAGAAGGCCACCAAAGCCTCCTCTTTTAGAAGTCGCCGTGGCTTCCTCTCAGCTGGATTCTACAGGGCCAAAAACCAGGTGGCCACCTCAGCCAGTGGTGGTGGTGCTGAGACTCAGAGGGCCTGGGAGGCCTGGCCTGTGGCCACGTTCCAGCATCCTCAGCGGGCGCACCGGGGTGACTGCCTGGTGCATGTGCCCAGGGACCACAAACCAGGCACATTCCCTCGCTCCCTGTCCATTGAAAGCCTGTGTCCTGAGGATGGACACCGCCTGGCAGATTGGCAACCAGGTAGGCGCTGGGGCTACGAAGGGCGCCGGGGCTCCTGTGGCTCCACGGGTAGCCATGCCAGCACCTATGACAACATGCCCGAACTGTCCCCAGCTGAGCCTGTCCTGGCTGGGACTGAggctgaagaggaagaggaggagggtggggacagcTACACTCACTTGGACGACATCCTCCAGCATGTGTGGGGGTTGCAGCAGCGAGTAGAGCTCTGGTCTCGGGCCATATACCCAGACCTGGGGCCTGGAgataaggaagaggaagaagatgaggaagaagaggaggaggccactTCATCAATAGAAATAGTCACGGGTGAAGAGGAAAGTCGGGCTGAGGCTCTGGCCCAGGGAGAGGCTCCAGCCCACAGGGAGTCATTAGCCCCGGGCCAGGTGGATGTCCAGCTAGGAGTCCCAGCTCAGGCTCAAGCTCAAGTCCCAGCTGAGTCGGAGCTCCGGGCACAGGCAGAGGCCGAGGCCCCGAGCTTAGCCCAGGATCCTGAGCAGGAGGCAAATTCAGGAGGGGAACCCACTTCTGCCTCCAGCCTGTCTGTGGAAGAAGGCCACTCCATTTCTGACACTGTGGCCTCATCCAGTGAACTGGACAGTAGCGGGAACTCCATGAACGAGGCGGAAGCCACAGGGTCCCCAGCTGGACTCCAGGCATCAGCACCGCGTGAACGACGAGACTCAGGTGTTGGTGCCTCACTGACCAGACCCTGCAG GAAGCTCCGTTGGCACAGCTTCCAGAACTCTCACCGGCCCAGCCTCAACTCAGAGTCACTGGAGATCAACCGGCAGTTTGCCAGCCAGATCCACCTCCTACACAAGGGCTCGCTGCTGCGGCTCACCGCCTTCATGGAGAAGTACACTGTCCCCCACAAACAGGGCTGGGTCTG GTCAATGCCCAAGTTCATGAAAAGGAACAAGACACCGGACTACCGGGGCCAGCAGGTCTTTGGGGTGCCACCCCTCATCCATGTGCAGCGTACCGGCCAACCACTGCCCCAGAGCATTCAGCAAGCCATGCGCTACCTGCGCAGCCAGTGCCTGGAACAG GTGGGCATCTTCCGCAAGTCTGGAGTGAAGTCCAGGATCCAGAACCTACGCCAAATGAATGAGACTTCCCCTGACAATGTTTGCTACGACGGCCAGTCAGCCTATGATGTGGCTGACCTGCTGAAACAGTATTTCCGGGATCTGCCTGAGCCTATCTTCACCAGCAAGCTCACTACCACTTTCCTGCAAATCTACCAGC TCCTCCCCAAAGATCAATGGTTGGCAGCCGCGCAAGCTGCCACCTTGCTGCTCCCCGATGAGAACCGAGAGGTGCTGCAGACCCTGCTCTATTTCCTAAGTGACATTGCCTCTGCTGAGGAAAACCAGATGACAGCTGGTAACCTGGCAGTGTGCCTGGCCCCCTCCATCTTCCACCTCAACGTCTCCAAGAAGGATAACCCCTCACCCAG GATCAAAAGCAAACGTAGCCTGATTGGCCGGCCAGGCCCTAGGGACCTGAGTGAGAATATGGCTGCCACCCAGGGCCTATCACACATGATCAGTGACTGCAAGAAACTTTTCCAG GTGCCCCAGGACATGGTGCTGCAACTGTGTAGCTCCTACAGTGCGGCCGAGCTCAGCCCTCCGGGCCCGGCCCTGGCTGAGCTGCGGCAGGCCAGAGCCGCTGGTGTGAGCCTGAGCTTCTACATGGAAGATAGCGTCCAGGAGCTGCTACGCGATGCTGCCGAGCGCTTCAAGGGCTGGATGAGTGTGCCCGGGCCCCAGCACACGGAGCTGGCCTGCAAGAAG GCATCAGACGGACACCCTCTGCGTGTGTGGAAGGCATCCACGGAGGTGGCGGCCCCTCCGGCCGTCGTGCTACACCGTGTCCTGCGGGAGAGGGCTCTCTGGGATGAGGACCTGCTGCGGGCCCAGGTGCTTGAAGCCCTGATGCCAGGGGTGGAACTGTACCACTACGTCACCGACAGCATGGCACCCCACCCCTGCCGTGACTTTGTGGTGCTCCG GATGTGGCGCTCTGACCTACCCCGCGGGGGTTGCCTGCTCCTCTCTCAGTCCCTGGATCCTGAGCAACCTGTGCCGGAGTCAGGGGTGCGGGCTCTGATGCTCACGTCCCAGTACCTCATGGAGCCCTGCGGCCTAGGCCGCTCCCGGCTCACTCACATCTGCCGTGCTGACCTCAG GGGCCGTTCTCCTGACTGGTACAACAAAGTCTTTGGGCATCTGTGTGCCATGGAAGTGGCAAAGATCCGGGACTCCTTCCCTACCCTGCAGGCAGCTGGACCAGAGACAAAGTTGTGA
- the STARD8 gene encoding stAR-related lipid transfer protein 8 isoform X1, which yields MAQARGWEPALRFPKLRAWTPWTPSGVKGTRWDPPSWKPETEAKKACGWLRATGFPQYAQLFEDGSFPLDIGSVKKDHSFLDKDSLGALCRRLMTLNNCASMKLEVHFQCKQNEDSEEEEQCTISNHWAFQRESKCWSRVGSSDLLAPPSPGLPVTSSCESVLTELSATSLPAITVSLLPEPVDLPSLGRAPSPSDQSFLSPSRGQEAPRGKAKKHRSRSFLKHLESLRRKEKGGSQQAELERSSATSEKATKASSFRSRRGFLSAGFYRAKNQVATSASGGGAETQRAWEAWPVATFQHPQRAHRGDCLVHVPRDHKPGTFPRSLSIESLCPEDGHRLADWQPGRRWGYEGRRGSCGSTGSHASTYDNMPELSPAEPVLAGTEAEEEEEEGGDSYTHLDDILQHVWGLQQRVELWSRAIYPDLGPGDKEEEEDEEEEEEATSSIEIVTGEEESRAEALAQGEAPAHRESLAPGQVDVQLGVPAQAQAQVPAESELRAQAEAEAPSLAQDPEQEANSGGEPTSASSLSVEEGHSISDTVASSSELDSSGNSMNEAEATGSPAGLQASAPRERRDSGVGASLTRPCRKLRWHSFQNSHRPSLNSESLEINRQFASQIHLLHKGSLLRLTAFMEKYTVPHKQGWVWSMPKFMKRNKTPDYRGQQVFGVPPLIHVQRTGQPLPQSIQQAMRYLRSQCLEQVGIFRKSGVKSRIQNLRQMNETSPDNVCYDGQSAYDVADLLKQYFRDLPEPIFTSKLTTTFLQIYQLLPKDQWLAAAQAATLLLPDENREVLQTLLYFLSDIASAEENQMTAGNLAVCLAPSIFHLNVSKKDNPSPRIKSKRSLIGRPGPRDLSENMAATQGLSHMISDCKKLFQPGVHVPSQVPQDMVLQLCSSYSAAELSPPGPALAELRQARAAGVSLSFYMEDSVQELLRDAAERFKGWMSVPGPQHTELACKKASDGHPLRVWKASTEVAAPPAVVLHRVLRERALWDEDLLRAQVLEALMPGVELYHYVTDSMAPHPCRDFVVLRMWRSDLPRGGCLLLSQSLDPEQPVPESGVRALMLTSQYLMEPCGLGRSRLTHICRADLRGRSPDWYNKVFGHLCAMEVAKIRDSFPTLQAAGPETKL from the exons aaactgaggccaaaaaaGCATGCGGGTGGCTGCGAGCTACAGGATTCCCTCAGTATGCTCAGCTGTTTGAAG ATGGTTCGTTCCCCCTGGATATTGGCTCTGTGAAGAAGGACCACAGTTTTCTGGACAAAGACTCTTTGGGAGCCCTGTGCAG GAGGCTGATGACCTTGAACAACTGTGCCTCGATGAAACTGGAGGTTCATTTTCAATGCAAGCAG AATGAAGActcagaggaggaagagcagtGTACCATAAGCAACCACTGGGCCTTTCAGCGAGAAAGCAAATGCTGGTCTCGTGTGGGCTCCTCTGACCTGCTGGCCCCACCGAGCCCTGGCCTGCCAGTGACCTCCAGCTGTGAGAGCGTCCTCACGGAGCTTAGTGCCACCTCCCTGCCAGCCATCACTGTGAGCCTCCTGCCCGAGCCAGTGGACCTTCCCTCCCTAGGCCGTGCTCCCAGCCCAAGTGACCAGTCCTTCCTAAGCCCCTCTCGGGGCCAGGAGGCTCCTCGGGGCAAAGCCAAGAAGCACCGTTCCCGGAGCTTCCTCAAGCACCTGGAGTCTCTGAGGCGGAAGGAAAAGGGCGGCAGCCAGCAAGCAGAGCTCGAGCGTAGCTCGGCCACCTCAGAGAAGGCCACCAAAGCCTCCTCTTTTAGAAGTCGCCGTGGCTTCCTCTCAGCTGGATTCTACAGGGCCAAAAACCAGGTGGCCACCTCAGCCAGTGGTGGTGGTGCTGAGACTCAGAGGGCCTGGGAGGCCTGGCCTGTGGCCACGTTCCAGCATCCTCAGCGGGCGCACCGGGGTGACTGCCTGGTGCATGTGCCCAGGGACCACAAACCAGGCACATTCCCTCGCTCCCTGTCCATTGAAAGCCTGTGTCCTGAGGATGGACACCGCCTGGCAGATTGGCAACCAGGTAGGCGCTGGGGCTACGAAGGGCGCCGGGGCTCCTGTGGCTCCACGGGTAGCCATGCCAGCACCTATGACAACATGCCCGAACTGTCCCCAGCTGAGCCTGTCCTGGCTGGGACTGAggctgaagaggaagaggaggagggtggggacagcTACACTCACTTGGACGACATCCTCCAGCATGTGTGGGGGTTGCAGCAGCGAGTAGAGCTCTGGTCTCGGGCCATATACCCAGACCTGGGGCCTGGAgataaggaagaggaagaagatgaggaagaagaggaggaggccactTCATCAATAGAAATAGTCACGGGTGAAGAGGAAAGTCGGGCTGAGGCTCTGGCCCAGGGAGAGGCTCCAGCCCACAGGGAGTCATTAGCCCCGGGCCAGGTGGATGTCCAGCTAGGAGTCCCAGCTCAGGCTCAAGCTCAAGTCCCAGCTGAGTCGGAGCTCCGGGCACAGGCAGAGGCCGAGGCCCCGAGCTTAGCCCAGGATCCTGAGCAGGAGGCAAATTCAGGAGGGGAACCCACTTCTGCCTCCAGCCTGTCTGTGGAAGAAGGCCACTCCATTTCTGACACTGTGGCCTCATCCAGTGAACTGGACAGTAGCGGGAACTCCATGAACGAGGCGGAAGCCACAGGGTCCCCAGCTGGACTCCAGGCATCAGCACCGCGTGAACGACGAGACTCAGGTGTTGGTGCCTCACTGACCAGACCCTGCAG GAAGCTCCGTTGGCACAGCTTCCAGAACTCTCACCGGCCCAGCCTCAACTCAGAGTCACTGGAGATCAACCGGCAGTTTGCCAGCCAGATCCACCTCCTACACAAGGGCTCGCTGCTGCGGCTCACCGCCTTCATGGAGAAGTACACTGTCCCCCACAAACAGGGCTGGGTCTG GTCAATGCCCAAGTTCATGAAAAGGAACAAGACACCGGACTACCGGGGCCAGCAGGTCTTTGGGGTGCCACCCCTCATCCATGTGCAGCGTACCGGCCAACCACTGCCCCAGAGCATTCAGCAAGCCATGCGCTACCTGCGCAGCCAGTGCCTGGAACAG GTGGGCATCTTCCGCAAGTCTGGAGTGAAGTCCAGGATCCAGAACCTACGCCAAATGAATGAGACTTCCCCTGACAATGTTTGCTACGACGGCCAGTCAGCCTATGATGTGGCTGACCTGCTGAAACAGTATTTCCGGGATCTGCCTGAGCCTATCTTCACCAGCAAGCTCACTACCACTTTCCTGCAAATCTACCAGC TCCTCCCCAAAGATCAATGGTTGGCAGCCGCGCAAGCTGCCACCTTGCTGCTCCCCGATGAGAACCGAGAGGTGCTGCAGACCCTGCTCTATTTCCTAAGTGACATTGCCTCTGCTGAGGAAAACCAGATGACAGCTGGTAACCTGGCAGTGTGCCTGGCCCCCTCCATCTTCCACCTCAACGTCTCCAAGAAGGATAACCCCTCACCCAG GATCAAAAGCAAACGTAGCCTGATTGGCCGGCCAGGCCCTAGGGACCTGAGTGAGAATATGGCTGCCACCCAGGGCCTATCACACATGATCAGTGACTGCAAGAAACTTTTCCAG CCTGGTGTGCATGTGCCCTCCCAGGTGCCCCAGGACATGGTGCTGCAACTGTGTAGCTCCTACAGTGCGGCCGAGCTCAGCCCTCCGGGCCCGGCCCTGGCTGAGCTGCGGCAGGCCAGAGCCGCTGGTGTGAGCCTGAGCTTCTACATGGAAGATAGCGTCCAGGAGCTGCTACGCGATGCTGCCGAGCGCTTCAAGGGCTGGATGAGTGTGCCCGGGCCCCAGCACACGGAGCTGGCCTGCAAGAAG GCATCAGACGGACACCCTCTGCGTGTGTGGAAGGCATCCACGGAGGTGGCGGCCCCTCCGGCCGTCGTGCTACACCGTGTCCTGCGGGAGAGGGCTCTCTGGGATGAGGACCTGCTGCGGGCCCAGGTGCTTGAAGCCCTGATGCCAGGGGTGGAACTGTACCACTACGTCACCGACAGCATGGCACCCCACCCCTGCCGTGACTTTGTGGTGCTCCG GATGTGGCGCTCTGACCTACCCCGCGGGGGTTGCCTGCTCCTCTCTCAGTCCCTGGATCCTGAGCAACCTGTGCCGGAGTCAGGGGTGCGGGCTCTGATGCTCACGTCCCAGTACCTCATGGAGCCCTGCGGCCTAGGCCGCTCCCGGCTCACTCACATCTGCCGTGCTGACCTCAG GGGCCGTTCTCCTGACTGGTACAACAAAGTCTTTGGGCATCTGTGTGCCATGGAAGTGGCAAAGATCCGGGACTCCTTCCCTACCCTGCAGGCAGCTGGACCAGAGACAAAGTTGTGA